In one Candidatus Edwardsbacteria bacterium genomic region, the following are encoded:
- a CDS encoding response regulator, with amino-acid sequence MRTILVVDDEENIRILYQQDFTANGYKVICAATLDEAKKEFSQNQVDLVVLDLKLTAHDGGLEMLRWMRETNRKIPIIINTAYPAYKTDFSSWLADAYIVKSSNLDELKDNIARLLEENK; translated from the coding sequence ATGAGAACTATTTTGGTGGTCGACGATGAGGAGAATATCCGCATTTTATACCAGCAGGATTTTACGGCTAACGGTTACAAGGTGATCTGTGCGGCGACGTTGGATGAGGCCAAGAAGGAGTTCTCCCAGAACCAGGTAGACCTAGTGGTCCTGGACCTTAAGCTTACCGCTCACGACGGCGGCCTGGAGATGCTGCGCTGGATGAGGGAGACCAACCGCAAGATCCCCATCATCATCAATACCGCCTATCCGGCCTATAAGACGGATTTCTCCTCCTGGCTGGCCGATGCCTATATTGTAAAATCCAGCAACTTGGATGAACTGAAAGATAACATAGCCCGACTTCTTGAAGAAAACAAATAA
- a CDS encoding GAF domain-containing protein — protein MNTKCWEDRNCQQKECPVRRRGGKHCWLSEPRPGFDGQYLPFRERLYRHCRGCIHFHEIIERATGRRADDRLMSDTLFKLLEEMGSFHEEVARSNQALTENVQNLAMLNEVTKALQSTLDLKQTLHIILTGVTAAEILRLNRAFLLLLDDSRKNLVGEMAVGPTGPEEATKIWDELKSSPASFKELAMRPHHEINGNEYVNRLVREIKVPVDDYDNVAIRAISLRKPFLVSDAHATPGAKGFAAVLKVSNFVIVPLIAENEPLGVLMADNSITQAPIVQGDLTLLEIFAGQVASAIRNAKLYQQLQMKVKELRESQDKLIKAEKMASIGEIATTLAHEMRTPLVSIGGFINSMAKQQPDNRPFEKQFRIIGSEIERLEAVLSDTLEMARFKEPELVRADINTIIDDCLKLLLPEFEDKKIEIQASFNCPEHLIWLDKLQLPQVFFNIFKNAIHAMPTGGLLRVETRRTDPNDIEITISDTGSGISGDHIDRIFEPRFTTKNGGSGIGLALSKKIINSHRGVIKAELRPEGGTAFTISIPLI, from the coding sequence ATGAATACTAAGTGCTGGGAAGACAGAAATTGCCAGCAGAAAGAATGTCCGGTCCGCCGCCGAGGCGGCAAGCACTGCTGGCTCAGCGAGCCCCGTCCGGGCTTTGACGGGCAGTATCTGCCATTCCGTGAACGGCTCTACCGGCACTGCCGCGGTTGCATCCATTTCCATGAAATCATCGAAAGGGCCACCGGGCGCAGAGCGGACGACCGCCTGATGTCCGATACCCTTTTTAAACTACTGGAGGAGATGGGCTCCTTTCACGAAGAGGTGGCCAGATCTAACCAGGCCCTTACCGAGAATGTTCAGAACCTGGCCATGCTCAATGAAGTGACCAAGGCCCTGCAGTCCACCCTGGACCTGAAACAGACCCTGCATATAATCCTGACCGGGGTCACGGCGGCGGAAATTTTAAGGCTGAACCGGGCATTTTTACTGCTGCTGGACGACAGCCGGAAAAACCTGGTGGGAGAGATGGCGGTCGGCCCCACCGGTCCGGAGGAAGCGACAAAGATATGGGACGAGCTTAAAAGCAGCCCCGCCAGTTTTAAGGAATTGGCTATGCGGCCTCATCATGAAATAAACGGCAACGAATATGTCAACCGGCTGGTCAGGGAGATAAAAGTGCCGGTTGACGATTACGACAACGTCGCCATCAGGGCCATCAGCCTAAGGAAACCTTTTTTGGTAAGCGATGCCCATGCCACACCGGGGGCCAAGGGCTTTGCCGCAGTTCTCAAGGTCAGTAATTTCGTGATAGTTCCCCTGATTGCCGAGAACGAACCGCTGGGGGTATTGATGGCGGATAATTCGATCACCCAGGCGCCCATCGTGCAAGGCGACCTGACCCTGCTGGAGATATTTGCCGGCCAGGTTGCCAGCGCCATCCGCAATGCCAAGCTTTATCAGCAGCTGCAGATGAAGGTCAAGGAGTTACGGGAAAGCCAGGACAAGCTGATAAAAGCCGAGAAAATGGCCTCCATCGGAGAGATCGCCACTACTCTGGCCCATGAAATGAGGACCCCGTTGGTATCCATCGGCGGCTTCATCAACTCCATGGCCAAGCAGCAGCCGGACAACCGGCCCTTTGAAAAGCAGTTCAGGATAATAGGCTCCGAGATCGAGCGCCTGGAGGCGGTCCTCTCCGACACCCTGGAGATGGCTCGATTCAAAGAACCGGAGCTGGTCCGGGCCGACATCAATACCATCATTGACGATTGTCTTAAACTGCTGCTGCCGGAATTTGAGGACAAGAAAATAGAGATACAAGCCAGCTTCAACTGCCCGGAACATCTGATCTGGCTGGATAAACTGCAGCTACCCCAGGTTTTTTTTAATATATTCAAGAATGCCATTCATGCCATGCCGACCGGCGGTCTGCTGCGGGTCGAAACCAGAAGAACCGACCCCAACGATATTGAGATAACGATCTCCGACACCGGATCCGGCATATCCGGCGACCATATAGACAGAATATTCGAACCCCGGTTTACCACCAAGAACGGTGGCAGCGGCATAGGACTGGCCCTCAGCAAGAAGATCATAAACAGTCACCGGGGAGTGATAAAAGCCGAGTTAAGGCCGGAAGGCGGGACCGCCTTCACCATCAGCATTCCGTTGATATAG
- a CDS encoding M28 family peptidase has product MKTNILIIAITILLALCWPVPAICQQSFFYIEGNYNRDFIQRTDKPEYEVIARFGSGYIITGLKTDHARLVNCDLRVTCLGTMDETCLYRLKSDGAVDPEALRSLGRILIQRGNDVLIAANVVIPIERLIIAPGITLSPISLKGLPFRPTPLLSTGQIQYDPVIAAMVSSIDTTSIQNRILALQSLGTRYYLSSNRFTIADTIRQWFTSMGIPLVEFDTLYTAEYDSIGSNLSINVIATIPGSKDTSVIYISGGHYDSYTGIYTPAPGADDNGTGLAATLEMARIMALFPPRKTVRFIAFAAEEVGALGSIHYAGVADSLGMDIGCVLVNDVMGYVGNNGEIQIYRYPGFEAYGELLGQTAQIYTTLIPQFIPGYYSSDDYPFFERGYPATRGKEYPYSPYWHTMQDIIDYVSIPYCSQLTGAGLAMIATLTNYPGIVQNPVVSDLGDGERLQIAWEELNEPEIHGYNIYYGYASGSYAYSKYTTSLCDTISGLTSNVNCYITVRAVDNDGRESPIAAEAIGVPVLLTLDKGILVVDETQNWTAGSFPRDTTQDKYYRDLLDGYIITEHEYGTSGEKPGLIDLAPYSTVFWHADDYSSPMLNNCVSDLKLYLSHGGKLCVAGWKPSADIIGNNIDTAHYYAGSFMYDYMKVSQMSRSLMTDSFQAAVGKQGYSDISVDPAKVPVASWIGTMRYIEKLTPVSPAEGIYDIDMKNNGSSFEGQNCGVRYLGSDFQTALLGFPLYFMDQAQAKAAVQKIMDDFGEVNGVYGKPETENRITAMHLFQNAPNPFNKQTSIKYQLPKAGRVRLNIYNIAGQLVKTLVNKDQPAGSYTLSWDRKDNHNKQVSAGVYIYYLSTGDKSQSRKMIVLK; this is encoded by the coding sequence ATGAAAACTAATATCTTAATAATTGCCATAACCATACTGTTGGCATTATGCTGGCCAGTTCCAGCAATATGTCAGCAAAGTTTTTTTTATATCGAAGGAAATTATAATCGTGATTTCATCCAAAGAACAGACAAGCCTGAATATGAAGTCATCGCCAGATTTGGATCGGGTTATATTATCACTGGCTTGAAAACGGATCATGCTCGGCTAGTTAACTGCGATCTTAGGGTAACTTGCCTTGGCACGATGGATGAAACTTGTCTTTACCGTTTAAAATCCGATGGTGCCGTTGACCCAGAGGCCTTGCGATCTTTGGGGCGTATACTCATCCAACGTGGCAATGATGTGTTGATAGCCGCCAATGTGGTAATTCCTATCGAACGATTAATAATTGCGCCCGGTATCACACTATCCCCAATTTCTCTAAAGGGACTTCCTTTTAGACCGACACCATTGTTATCAACCGGTCAGATCCAATACGATCCCGTTATCGCGGCAATGGTTTCATCTATCGACACCACATCGATTCAAAATCGAATTCTCGCTTTGCAGTCCTTAGGTACTAGATATTACCTTTCATCTAATCGTTTTACCATCGCCGACACTATACGCCAATGGTTCACATCCATGGGTATTCCTCTTGTGGAGTTCGATACTCTTTACACTGCGGAATACGATTCGATCGGCAGCAACCTATCGATTAACGTCATAGCGACCATACCGGGTTCTAAAGATACTTCTGTGATATATATATCCGGTGGGCACTACGATTCCTATACCGGAATATACACCCCTGCTCCGGGGGCCGACGATAACGGCACCGGATTGGCGGCAACTCTGGAAATGGCCAGGATCATGGCACTATTCCCTCCCAGAAAAACTGTACGTTTTATTGCATTCGCTGCTGAGGAGGTCGGAGCATTGGGAAGCATACATTATGCGGGTGTTGCTGATTCTTTAGGTATGGATATTGGTTGCGTATTAGTGAATGATGTTATGGGATATGTTGGCAATAATGGGGAAATTCAAATATATAGGTATCCGGGGTTTGAAGCATATGGTGAACTATTAGGTCAAACCGCTCAAATTTATACCACACTCATTCCGCAGTTTATTCCGGGATATTACAGTAGCGACGATTATCCTTTCTTCGAACGAGGTTACCCAGCAACTCGGGGAAAGGAATACCCATATAGCCCATACTGGCATACGATGCAGGATATCATTGATTATGTAAGCATTCCTTATTGTAGTCAACTTACCGGCGCCGGGCTGGCAATGATAGCTACTCTTACTAATTATCCTGGAATTGTTCAAAATCCCGTGGTTAGTGACCTGGGCGACGGGGAACGACTTCAAATCGCTTGGGAAGAGTTAAATGAACCCGAGATACACGGATACAATATCTATTATGGTTATGCTAGCGGATCCTATGCATACAGTAAATATACAACCTCATTATGTGACACAATTTCGGGGCTAACATCAAATGTTAATTGTTATATTACCGTTAGAGCCGTGGACAATGATGGCAGAGAGAGCCCGATTGCCGCCGAGGCTATCGGCGTTCCGGTACTGCTGACACTGGATAAGGGAATTTTAGTGGTGGACGAGACCCAGAACTGGACAGCCGGCAGCTTTCCCCGGGATACCACCCAGGATAAATACTACCGTGATCTTTTGGATGGCTACATCATCACGGAACACGAGTATGGGACCAGCGGTGAGAAGCCGGGCCTGATCGACCTGGCCCCCTATTCCACAGTCTTCTGGCATGCCGACGACTACAGCTCACCCATGCTGAACAATTGCGTAAGCGACCTGAAGTTGTATTTGTCGCACGGCGGCAAATTGTGCGTAGCCGGCTGGAAGCCCAGCGCGGATATCATCGGCAACAATATTGATACAGCCCATTACTATGCCGGCAGCTTTATGTATGACTATATGAAAGTATCGCAGATGAGCCGATCACTAATGACGGATTCGTTCCAGGCGGCGGTTGGCAAACAGGGCTATTCGGATATCTCGGTGGACCCGGCCAAGGTCCCGGTGGCATCGTGGATCGGGACCATGCGGTATATAGAGAAGCTGACCCCGGTGTCTCCGGCCGAGGGGATATATGATATAGACATGAAGAACAACGGAAGCAGTTTTGAGGGACAGAACTGCGGGGTGAGGTATTTGGGAAGCGACTTCCAGACGGCCCTTCTAGGCTTCCCGCTGTACTTCATGGATCAGGCCCAGGCCAAGGCGGCGGTTCAGAAGATCATGGATGATTTTGGGGAGGTGAACGGCGTATACGGGAAACCGGAAACAGAAAATCGGATAACGGCAATGCATCTGTTCCAAAATGCTCCCAATCCATTCAACAAACAGACTTCAATAAAGTACCAGCTGCCTAAGGCTGGACGGGTCAGGCTCAATATCTATAACATAGCCGGGCAGTTGGTGAAAACACTGGTCAACAAAGATCAGCCGGCAGGAAGCTATACCCTCAGCTGGGACCGGAAGGACAACCATAACAAGCAGGTCAGCGCCGGGGTGTACATCTATTATTTAAGCACCGGCGACAAGTCCCAAAGCCGAAAGATGATAGTGCTGAAATAA
- a CDS encoding M20/M25/M40 family metallo-hydrolase, protein MKKTGLLFALAFSLLGGYLFALPVGIYKVELAPGTDAYRYAADKGWEVFYAMEEQLLVSDRQSILNDSKIINAEKIYQGDSKNLKWAYQRKGFAAAAPAQKIIFSHNGSYLLEAPDIKHSTAKDYESFTIKNFSGEPIRLNANTYVLGTTLVRDSSIATLTHLVDTAQVRTRIEALQSFNTRFLDAANHDSVVGWIRNQFLNMGITDVILDTFNIGFGPKQHNIIATIPGLLDTSVVYIVGGHYDSYSDRRYSDPLIKYSQAPGADDNASGTVAAMEMARVLAQPGNRPNSTVRFIAFDAEEYGLFGSEYYAQQALAEGKDIGCMLNYDMIGYKGNDSTFISKLYPGSEEYAYMLGQLAGWYGRTADTNLVPVYNSVYLNGSDSWEFSIRGFPVTYSEEDVFSTVYHQTNDSTTYMNMRYVTSIIKAGTGFLGTLANYPQKVADVIASDIGTGTELAVDWTPNAASNIAGYKIYYGYTSGSYVYNQYTTSLSDTISGLTSNANCYITVRAVDTDGKESPIAAEAIGVPVLLTLDKGILVVDETQNWTAGSFPRDTTQDKYYRDLLEGYTITEHEYGSSGEKPGLINLAPYSTVFWHADDYSSPMLNSCVNDLKLYLSHGGKLCIAGWKPSADITGSNIDTAHYYAGSFMYDYMKVSQMSRSLTADSFQAAVGKLSYQDVSVDPAKVPVVSWGGTMRYIEKLTPVSPAEGIYNIDMKNDSSLFEGQNCGVRYLGSDFKTALLGFPLYFMDQAQAKAAVQKIMDDFGEVSGVSGNPEDKIPALNFKLSQNAPNPFTKFTVISYQLPKAGRVRLNIYNIAGQLVKTLVNKDQQAGIYVLNWDRKDNNNKQVSAGVYIYHLSTGDNTQSRKMVVLK, encoded by the coding sequence ATGAAAAAAACGGGGTTGTTATTTGCGTTGGCTTTCTCTTTGCTAGGCGGGTATCTGTTCGCTCTGCCGGTGGGGATCTACAAAGTCGAACTTGCTCCCGGCACCGATGCCTACCGCTATGCCGCCGACAAAGGCTGGGAGGTGTTTTATGCCATGGAGGAACAGCTGCTGGTGTCCGACAGGCAGAGCATTTTAAATGACAGCAAGATCATCAATGCCGAAAAGATATACCAGGGCGATTCGAAAAACCTAAAGTGGGCCTATCAGAGAAAAGGCTTTGCTGCCGCCGCCCCGGCCCAAAAAATCATCTTCTCCCATAACGGAAGCTATCTGCTGGAAGCCCCCGATATCAAGCATTCAACCGCCAAGGACTACGAGTCTTTTACCATCAAGAATTTCTCCGGGGAGCCGATCAGGCTCAACGCCAATACCTATGTGCTGGGCACAACCCTGGTCAGGGATTCCTCGATAGCGACGCTGACCCATCTGGTGGATACCGCCCAGGTACGCACCCGGATAGAAGCTTTGCAATCTTTTAACACCAGATTTTTAGACGCCGCCAATCATGACTCGGTGGTAGGTTGGATACGGAATCAGTTTCTGAACATGGGCATTACCGATGTTATATTAGATACCTTTAATATCGGCTTCGGTCCCAAACAGCATAATATCATCGCTACTATACCGGGTCTTTTAGACACATCGGTCGTTTATATCGTGGGGGGGCATTACGATTCCTATTCTGACAGACGTTATTCAGATCCTTTAATAAAATACTCTCAAGCCCCCGGCGCTGATGATAACGCCTCAGGCACGGTGGCGGCCATGGAGATGGCCCGGGTGCTGGCCCAGCCCGGCAACCGGCCCAACAGCACGGTCAGGTTCATTGCCTTTGATGCGGAGGAATATGGTCTGTTCGGCAGTGAATATTATGCCCAGCAGGCTCTGGCAGAGGGTAAGGACATAGGATGCATGCTCAATTACGATATGATCGGATATAAAGGCAACGACAGCACTTTTATCTCCAAACTTTATCCGGGCTCGGAAGAATATGCCTACATGCTGGGACAGCTGGCCGGATGGTACGGCCGAACCGCCGACACCAATCTGGTGCCGGTATACAACAGCGTTTATTTGAACGGCAGCGATAGCTGGGAATTCTCCATTCGCGGGTTTCCGGTGACCTACAGCGAAGAGGATGTTTTCAGCACGGTCTATCACCAGACCAACGACAGCACTACATATATGAACATGCGCTATGTTACCAGCATTATCAAGGCTGGGACGGGGTTTTTGGGCACGCTGGCCAACTATCCCCAGAAGGTAGCCGATGTCATCGCCAGCGATATCGGAACCGGAACCGAACTGGCGGTGGATTGGACCCCGAATGCGGCATCCAACATCGCGGGCTATAAAATCTATTATGGCTATACCAGCGGGTCTTACGTCTATAACCAATACACTACTTCATTATCCGACACCATATCGGGGCTGACATCAAACGCCAACTGTTATATTACCGTCCGGGCGGTTGACACTGACGGGAAGGAGAGCCCGATTGCCGCCGAGGCTATCGGCGTTCCGGTACTGCTGACGCTGGATAAGGGAATCCTGGTGGTGGACGAGACCCAGAACTGGACGGCGGGGAGCTTCCCCCGGGATACCACCCAGGACAAATATTACCGGGATCTTCTGGAGGGCTATACCATAACCGAGCATGAATATGGCTCCAGCGGTGAGAAGCCGGGCCTGATCAACCTGGCCCCCTATTCCACAGTCTTCTGGCATGCCGACGACTACAGCTCACCGATGTTGAACAGCTGCGTTAACGACCTGAAGTTGTATTTGTCGCACGGCGGCAAATTGTGTATAGCCGGCTGGAAGCCCAGCGCGGATATCACCGGCAGCAATATTGATACTGCTCATTACTATGCGGGCAGTTTTATGTACGACTACATGAAGGTGTCCCAAATGAGCCGATCACTAACGGCGGATTCGTTCCAGGCAGCGGTGGGTAAACTGAGTTATCAGGATGTCTCAGTGGATCCGGCCAAGGTGCCGGTGGTCTCCTGGGGCGGGACCATGCGTTATATAGAGAAGCTGACGCCGGTATCACCGGCCGAAGGGATCTACAATATAGACATGAAAAACGACAGCAGTCTTTTTGAGGGACAGAACTGCGGGGTGAGGTATTTGGGAAGCGACTTCAAGACGGCCCTTCTAGGCTTCCCGCTGTACTTCATGGATCAGGCCCAGGCCAAGGCGGCGGTTCAGAAGATCATGGATGATTTTGGGGAGGTTAGCGGGGTGAGTGGCAATCCGGAGGACAAGATCCCGGCTTTGAACTTCAAATTATCCCAGAACGCTCCCAACCCCTTTACCAAGTTTACAGTTATCAGTTACCAGTTGCCGAAGGCCGGCCGGGTCAGGCTCAATATCTATAACATAGCCGGGCAGTTGGTGAAGACACTGGTCAATAAAGATCAACAGGCGGGAATTTATGTCCTCAACTGGGACCGGAAAGACAATAATAACAAGCAGGTCAGCGCCGGGGTGTACATCTATCATTTAAGCACTGGCGACAATACCCAAAGCCGGAAGATGGTAGTGCTAAAATAA
- the htpX gene encoding zinc metalloprotease HtpX — MNLLKTIILMTGLTVILVLVGDQLGGRQGMMMALIFAGGMNLFAYWFSDKLALMSYRAKQVSEAEAPELHSIVRGLATRAGIPMPKVFIIPSASPNAFATGRNPSHASVAVTEGIMSLLNRTELEGVIAHELAHIQHRDILIASIVATLAGAITMIARMAGWAAMFGGYGGRGNDRNSGGGAIGFILMAILAPIAALLVQMWISRTREYDADAGGARIAGNPSGLASALEKLQRGAQARPLQANPSSAHMFIVNPLSGKSLMSLFSTHPPIEERVARLRALARG, encoded by the coding sequence ATGAACTTGCTCAAAACTATCATATTAATGACGGGGTTAACGGTTATCCTGGTTTTAGTCGGGGACCAACTGGGCGGCCGGCAGGGGATGATGATGGCCTTGATATTTGCCGGAGGGATGAATCTTTTTGCCTACTGGTTCTCCGATAAGTTGGCCTTGATGAGCTATCGGGCCAAGCAGGTGTCCGAGGCCGAGGCCCCGGAACTGCACTCTATTGTCCGGGGTTTGGCCACCAGGGCCGGGATACCCATGCCCAAGGTCTTTATCATTCCCTCGGCATCCCCCAACGCCTTTGCCACCGGGCGCAATCCCAGCCATGCCAGCGTGGCGGTGACCGAGGGCATAATGAGCCTTCTTAATCGGACGGAGCTGGAAGGGGTAATCGCCCACGAGCTGGCGCATATCCAGCACCGCGATATCCTGATCGCCTCGATCGTGGCCACTCTTGCCGGAGCCATAACCATGATCGCCCGGATGGCCGGTTGGGCCGCCATGTTCGGCGGTTACGGCGGGAGGGGCAATGACCGAAACAGCGGTGGCGGAGCCATAGGTTTCATTCTGATGGCCATATTGGCTCCGATTGCCGCCCTGCTGGTGCAGATGTGGATCTCCCGCACCCGGGAATACGACGCCGATGCCGGGGGAGCCAGGATAGCCGGAAATCCCTCCGGCCTGGCCAGCGCCCTGGAGAAACTGCAAAGGGGGGCGCAGGCGCGGCCCCTTCAGGCCAATCCCTCCTCGGCCCACATGTTCATCGTCAATCCGCTCTCGGGTAAAAGCCTGATGAGCCTGTTCTCCACCCATCCTCCCATTGAAGAAAGGGTGGCCAGACTGAGGGCCCTGGCCAGGGGGTAG